CTTATGCCAAGTCCGTCGCAGTGCTCGCAGGCACCCTTTGGTGAGTTGAAGCTAAAGCTTAGCGGCTCAAGTGGCGTAAATGAAATTTTGCAGTCAAAACAAGCCATGTGCTCGCTGTAATGTATAAAACTCTCTTTTAAGCCAAGCTCATCGGCATTTGCGATCTCTATCTCGACCTCACCAAAGCTCTCATTTAGCGCCTTCTCTACGTCGCTTGCTAGGCGCTCGTGATTTTGCTCGTCGATGGCGATCCTATCAACGATGACCTTTATCGTATGCTTTTTCGTTTTTGCAAGCTCGATCTCCTCGTCAAGCCTCACCACCACGCCATCTATCTGCGCCCTTACAAAGCCTTTTTGACGTAAATTTTCGATCAAGTCCGCCCATGTGCCCTTTTTCTCACGAACTAGCGGCGCATAGATGATCACTTTTGCGCCAAGTGGGAGCTTTGAAATTTCATTTATGATGTCGCTCGCACTCATTTTTGAGATAGGTTTGCCGCATTTATGGCAGTGCTGCACGCCAACCCTTGCGTATAAAAGCCTTAGATAATCATAAATTTCAGTGATCGTGCCAACCGTTGAGCGAGGATTTTTTGAAGTTGTCTTTTGATCGATCGCGATTGCAGGCGTTAAACCCTCGATCTTATCAACATCAGGCTTGCCCACACGGTCTAAAAACTGCCTAGCGTAGCTACTAAGGCTCTCCATATACCTGCGCTGCCCCTCAGCATAGAGCGTGTCAAAGGCTAGCGTGCTCTTGCCGCTGCCGCTAAGACCGGTAAAAACTACTAATTTATTTTTAGGAATTTCAAGGTTTAAATTTTTAAGATTGTGCTCTCGCGCGCCAGTTATTTTTATAGTATCATTCATTAAATTTATACGACCTTTTTAAAATTTTAATCTGTAAATTTAGTCTAAAAGTGATAAAAACTTTATAAAGTAGTTTAGAGAAATTAAGCGTGTTATGAAAATTTAAGAGTATATTTATATCATTTTCAGTTTTTTTTGATATTCTACGCCAAAATTTTATTTAAGGAGAAAAAATGTCTGTAAAAATAACCGATATATGCATAAGCTGTGGTTCATGCATCGATGAGTGTCCAGTTTCAGCTATTGTTGATGATAGCGACAACCCAACTGGAGCAGATACATACTATGTTTATTCAAACAAATGCGTTGAGTGCGTAGGTTACAACGACGAGCCAGCCTGTGCATCTGCCTGTCCAACTGATGGTTGTATCGTTTGGGACGCCGTAGTAGCAGGACAACCTTCACGTGATCAAATCGGCGCTGACGCTCGCACTGGCAGCACTCCAGTTATCCAATAAATTTACAAAATTTAGGCTCAAATTTGAGCCTATTTTATTTTTAAGCTTTATTTGATATAATTGCCAACTTCATTTAAATAACCTAAATTTTAAGGAAAATTTATGCAAAGAACACTTTCTATTATTAAGCCTGACGCTGTTAAGAAAAATGTTGTTGGAAAGATTATAGATAGATTTGAAAGCAATGGCTTAAGAATCGTAG
Above is a window of Campylobacter concisus DNA encoding:
- a CDS encoding NADH-quinone oxidoreductase subunit I encodes the protein MSVKITDICISCGSCIDECPVSAIVDDSDNPTGADTYYVYSNKCVECVGYNDEPACASACPTDGCIVWDAVVAGQPSRDQIGADARTGSTPVIQ